CGTTGAACGTGGTCCACAGGCTGTCGCCAACGTCCTCGCGGCGGCGCGGCTCGATGATCTGTTCGGGCCGCAACGGGCTTTCGTCCTCGCCATAGCGGGCAACCAAGCTCACCTCGCCGAGCAACCGGCGCTCGTCCTCGGACAGCCGAACAGCCTTCATCGCTTCGCTGGCGTCGATCAGCCGGGGGAAATCCTCGGCAACGGTATAAACGCCCTCGATGATGTCGTCCTGAATGTTGCCCTTGTGCGGCACGCGGACTTCCTCGAAGCGCTCGCCTGCGATCATGCTGTTGGTGCAGACGAAGCGCAGCATGCCAGCGAACATCTGATAGGCGCTGGTCCCGTCGTGGCTGTTGACGACGATGACCTCGGCGGCCTCGGGCTTGCCGATGCCCTCGTCCCGGCGCAGACGCAGCATGTGCTTGGCGTGGCCGTGGCGGCTGCCGTCGCGCGGCACCGACTGAACGGCGAAGAACGGGAACCATCCTTCCCGGCGCAGCCCCTCGACGATGTCGATGGTCGGCACATAGACGTAGCGGTCCGAACGGCTGTCGTGCGCCTCGCGGGCGAAGATCGACGGGACGTGCCGATAGAGCGCCTCATTGTCGAGCGGCTCCCGCCCGCTGATCTGATGGGCATTACGGCCGAACCGGGTGGCAAGCTGATAGTGCATTCTGACCTCCTTGGGCTTGGGTTTCCGCGCAGCGGAGCGCCGCGCTGAAACCCTGCCCGTCGGCGAGACCGGGGGTGCAACCGGAGTGGGCGGCTTCGCGGGGAACCGGCTGCACGGAACGCGCTCGCGCGTGGAGGAAGCTGGGCGGAAGCGCTCCGAAGGGCGCTGGGGGCAGCGCCCCAAGCACCGCGCCGGCCAAGGCGCCAGCAAACAGTTCTTGCCATTTGTTCTTGTTTTGATCCAAACGAGCCGCAAGGAGTCGGTATGAGCATCACGATCACAGGACAGCCCGGCCAGCGCATCGCGGTCGCTGGCGACATCACCAAGACGCTGCGAGTTCCATATGACGAGGCGGAGGGGCGCTTCCTTCTAGCGGCGAGTGACGGTTCGCTGATCGAAGGCCGCCTCGAAGTCGAGGAAGAGCGCGTCGATTTCCGGGTCGTGGTGGACGGAGCCGGCATCTCGCGGATCGGTCCAAGCGAGCTGACGCTGGATTGGGCGGTCGAATGGGTGACGATCGCACCTTATGACGCTGGAGCGCTGCACGAGCCACGCCGGATGCCGCTGCCGCTGTTCGATTCGTTGCCCGGCTAGTGACGGTATGGCGACAAGAGAAGCGCCCCGCTCCGTTCGAGCGGGGCGCTACGTCGCGTCAACGGGACCAGATCAGCGCGTATTCGCCGGAAGTCTCGGACTCCGAGAGAGTGGCATAGACGGGAGCCGGGAAGCTCGGATCATCCAGCTTGACGGAGATGTAGTCGCGACCTTCGCGGCTGGTCTTCTTCCAGGCGGCGCCGATGTCCATCGCTCCGGCGCTGATACGGAAGTCCGGGGACTTCTCGCCGTCCTTTTCAACCGGGCGAAGGGTGGCTTTGGTGCTGAGGGTGAGCGTCTTGATGACGCCGGTGAACTCGCCCTTGGCGTTGGCGGTAAAGGTGCCGATGGTAGCCATTTCGTAATCTCCTGCTTGCTCGGACCGCGCCCATCGCGGCCTCGATGGCGTTTCGTCGGCCGGGGACGATCGTCCGCGCACCCGAAGGGCCACAGCGAAGCGGAGGAAGGCGGAGCGCCGCTTTTTTGCTTCGCGATGCAAAGCCGCAGGCGGCGGAAAAAAGCGGCGCTCCGCCCTTGCGGGAAGGCGAGCGGCTCCGGCAGACCAGCCATTGGAGAGGCCGTTGGGCAGCCGGGCTACGAATAGCAGGACAGGCGCGACGACCGTCGCACACGGCGCGGAGCGCAAAGGCGATCAACGCTCATCATTCCCGCGAAGATGCTACGCCGGTGCGATGACGAATCACGGCAGCCAGCAGGAAGACCGGGACCCTCGCGAGGGCTTGGCAGAAGAAGGATTGCTCTCGCCCCTGATCGAGGACTGGCGGACGATCTACATCGAGAACTATGCGCCGTGGTTCGCGCTGGCGCGGGACGTCAATCGTTACGCCACCTGGCTTTTCCAGGAACATCAGGATGCCGGCAATGGCGGGCCGGCCAACGCACAGGCTCCAACGGCGGTGCGCATGTACGGGCGTGCGATGAACGCGTTCGCGGCTTCTGTCATGCTGGCCGAGCGCGGCATGGCCATTGAAGCGGCGGGCGCTGTGCGAGCGATCTATGAAGTGGGATTCTGGCTGAGCCTGCTCGCCACCGA
The genomic region above belongs to Sphingomonas sp. J315 and contains:
- a CDS encoding DUF932 domain-containing protein, translated to MHYQLATRFGRNAHQISGREPLDNEALYRHVPSIFAREAHDSRSDRYVYVPTIDIVEGLRREGWFPFFAVQSVPRDGSRHGHAKHMLRLRRDEGIGKPEAAEVIVVNSHDGTSAYQMFAGMLRFVCTNSMIAGERFEEVRVPHKGNIQDDIIEGVYTVAEDFPRLIDASEAMKAVRLSEDERRLLGEVSLVARYGEDESPLRPEQIIEPRRREDVGDSLWTTFNVIQENVVRGGLQGRKRNAEGRIRRAQTRAINGIDQNVTLNRALWTLAEGMQRLKAA
- a CDS encoding DUF736 domain-containing protein: MATIGTFTANAKGEFTGVIKTLTLSTKATLRPVEKDGEKSPDFRISAGAMDIGAAWKKTSREGRDYISVKLDDPSFPAPVYATLSESETSGEYALIWSR